A single genomic interval of Rhizobium leguminosarum bv. trifolii WSM1325 harbors:
- a CDS encoding glycosyl transferase group 1 (PFAM: glycosyl transferase group 1~KEGG: ret:RHE_CH00756 alpha-glycosyltransferase protein) produces MKILIYLTGGTHWIGGVQYTRNLLRAVSLLPAQERPALVLQIGRKNAGQGYEEEFSHYPGVVIDGPLERGSAIRSRILDLARRAWKRSTGKDLRQKLLHSDECDVAFPAKGPNIPGLAQKVYWVPDFQYKHFPQFFSEDERRSRDAFYGKMFDESGILVLSSEAVKADFIRFFPTYSQKPVRILHFSSTLHDEEYALDPVAVCAKHGLPEKFVYLPNQMWQHKGFDAAFRALGILKRAGVIIPLVLTGSSEDYRSNDYARQLEEILTEYDLQDQIYRLGVLPRSEQLQLFRRAAVVLQPSRFEGWSTTVEDTRALGRPIVLSNIDVHLEQAPPNASYFVVGDQKDLADKLGKAWLTAEAGPDFKQEDAARKAANLNSLAYARTFLSIMRQAHRE; encoded by the coding sequence ATGAAGATATTGATCTATCTCACCGGCGGTACCCACTGGATTGGCGGTGTCCAGTACACTCGCAACCTGTTGCGCGCTGTTTCGCTGCTGCCAGCGCAGGAACGCCCCGCGCTCGTGCTTCAGATAGGTCGGAAGAATGCTGGCCAAGGATACGAGGAGGAATTCTCGCACTATCCCGGGGTGGTCATCGATGGGCCACTTGAGCGGGGTTCGGCGATCCGGTCAAGAATATTGGATCTCGCGCGGCGCGCATGGAAGAGGTCGACCGGCAAGGATCTACGTCAGAAGCTTCTGCACTCCGACGAGTGTGACGTCGCATTTCCTGCAAAAGGTCCAAACATTCCGGGTTTGGCACAGAAGGTCTATTGGGTTCCTGATTTTCAGTACAAGCATTTCCCACAGTTTTTCTCCGAAGACGAGCGACGTAGCCGTGACGCCTTTTACGGAAAGATGTTTGATGAGAGCGGCATTCTTGTCCTGAGCAGTGAAGCGGTGAAAGCCGACTTCATACGGTTTTTCCCGACCTATTCCCAAAAACCGGTGCGCATCCTCCACTTTTCAAGCACGCTTCATGACGAGGAGTATGCCCTGGATCCAGTCGCGGTCTGTGCTAAACATGGCTTGCCGGAAAAATTTGTGTATCTGCCCAATCAGATGTGGCAACACAAGGGCTTCGACGCCGCCTTTCGTGCGCTGGGCATTCTGAAACGCGCGGGGGTTATCATCCCCCTTGTCCTGACGGGGAGCTCAGAGGATTATCGCAGTAATGACTACGCTCGCCAACTCGAAGAAATCCTGACGGAATATGACCTTCAGGATCAGATCTACCGTCTGGGCGTCCTGCCGCGAAGCGAGCAACTTCAGCTTTTCCGCCGCGCTGCCGTTGTTCTTCAGCCATCACGGTTCGAAGGGTGGAGCACGACAGTCGAAGATACCCGCGCCCTGGGGAGGCCGATCGTGTTGTCGAACATCGATGTTCATCTGGAGCAGGCCCCCCCAAACGCGAGCTATTTTGTTGTCGGGGATCAAAAAGATCTTGCGGATAAGCTCGGCAAAGCTTGGCTCACCGCCGAGGCGGGGCCTGATTTCAAACAGGAAGATGCCGCACGCAAGGCGGCAAACCTCAACAGTTTGGCGTATGCGAGGACCTTTCTTTCAATTATGAGACAGGCTCATCGCGAGTGA
- a CDS encoding ABC-2 type transporter (PFAM: ABC-2 type transporter~KEGG: sfu:Sfum_3355 ABC-2 type transporter): MKNQEKITYIKPAGRFAKIDLEEHWRARYMFTMLVWKKIRASFGEMYFWFIWVCAKPLLYVMIFSLFKHWSQARTGVEIPYVLYIYSGLILWYYFLETAIDVSLNIKANAALVTKIYLPRMITPTVPLLANLMDLAISMIPLILMMIYYGVYPGWQILMIIPTLLVVMITAMGTGLIIATITLRLRDFQKIFEFSLYLAMFISPVIFSPSMIPEAFHWVYHMNPMVGALIGWREALFGSASFPWGAWVYSCSFAVLALIVGLYLYLRFEHEMIEAI; encoded by the coding sequence ATGAAAAATCAAGAGAAAATAACGTATATCAAACCCGCAGGGCGCTTCGCCAAAATAGATTTAGAGGAGCATTGGCGCGCGCGCTACATGTTCACAATGCTGGTCTGGAAGAAAATTCGCGCCTCTTTCGGGGAGATGTACTTCTGGTTCATCTGGGTTTGCGCCAAGCCTCTGTTGTACGTGATGATATTTTCGCTCTTCAAGCACTGGTCGCAGGCTCGGACCGGGGTGGAAATACCATATGTTCTTTATATTTATAGCGGGCTTATCCTTTGGTACTACTTCCTCGAAACCGCCATCGACGTATCGTTGAATATCAAGGCCAATGCGGCTCTCGTGACGAAAATATACCTTCCTCGGATGATCACGCCCACGGTGCCGTTGCTGGCCAATCTGATGGACCTGGCAATATCCATGATACCGCTGATCCTGATGATGATCTATTATGGGGTCTATCCCGGATGGCAGATCTTGATGATCATTCCAACGCTCTTGGTTGTGATGATCACAGCCATGGGGACCGGCCTTATTATAGCGACGATCACTCTGCGGCTGCGCGACTTTCAGAAAATATTTGAGTTTTCGCTCTACCTCGCGATGTTTATCTCGCCGGTCATCTTCTCGCCCAGCATGATTCCCGAAGCCTTCCATTGGGTCTACCATATGAATCCGATGGTCGGTGCATTGATCGGTTGGCGAGAAGCGCTCTTCGGATCGGCCTCATTCCCATGGGGAGCTTGGGTTTATTCCTGCTCCTTTGCAGTGCTGGCTCTCATTGTCGGCCTCTATCTCTATCTCAGGTTCGAACATGAAATGATCGAGGCGATCTAA
- a CDS encoding ABC transporter related (PFAM: ABC transporter related~SMART: AAA ATPase~KEGG: rpe:RPE_4248 ABC transporter related), producing the protein MAESVIEVFDISKQYEIGSGGGLSMSKLARETALWPYRKMRGQSVPPLYRKRQNFWPLRDVSFSVDRGEVVGIIGANGAGKSTLLKILSRIVTPTSGSATIRGRVSSLIEVGTGFNANLSGRENVFLNASLHGLSREEVAARFDEIVDFSGVGKFIDTPVKHYSSGMYSRLAFSVAAHLDPDLLFVDEVLAVGDMAFQQKCLNRFSEMVGGNRTVLFVSHNLSAVSNICSKVLWLDQGRVRYFGPTEEGIAAYYEATMPSTAQTLETRFDRTGTGDFMFNKISFYDSSMQPSERVTTGQELIIGLEYRAKLEMIGDIRDMSLVVIFKNDKGHRLFGLPSDVLAHGETPRLTETGEYLVKIPSLPLLPGIYDLDLGCIINRATTDKIVSAKRLIVTESDFFGSGKLPPVQQGDLLVRFDNEWR; encoded by the coding sequence ATGGCAGAGTCGGTCATCGAAGTTTTCGATATTTCCAAGCAGTATGAAATTGGTTCAGGCGGAGGCCTGAGTATGAGCAAACTTGCTCGTGAGACAGCATTGTGGCCGTATCGCAAGATGCGTGGCCAGTCTGTTCCGCCCCTCTACAGGAAAAGGCAGAATTTCTGGCCGCTGCGTGACGTCTCGTTTTCTGTGGATCGCGGCGAAGTTGTCGGAATTATCGGCGCGAATGGCGCCGGTAAAAGCACACTTCTGAAGATATTATCCCGCATTGTCACTCCAACATCGGGAAGTGCGACCATTCGAGGGCGCGTCAGCTCGCTGATTGAAGTGGGCACCGGCTTCAACGCCAATCTTTCCGGACGTGAAAACGTCTTCTTGAATGCGTCGTTGCATGGGCTGTCACGTGAAGAAGTCGCCGCACGTTTCGACGAGATCGTCGACTTTTCCGGGGTCGGCAAATTCATCGACACCCCGGTCAAGCACTACTCGAGTGGCATGTACAGCCGGCTGGCCTTCTCCGTTGCAGCGCACCTCGACCCAGATCTTCTGTTCGTGGATGAAGTGCTCGCCGTGGGCGACATGGCGTTCCAGCAGAAATGCCTCAACCGCTTTTCCGAGATGGTGGGCGGCAACCGAACCGTGCTGTTCGTCAGCCACAACCTTAGCGCCGTCTCGAACATCTGTTCAAAGGTACTATGGCTGGATCAGGGGCGCGTCCGGTATTTTGGTCCGACCGAAGAGGGTATCGCGGCCTATTATGAAGCGACTATGCCTTCAACGGCGCAGACGCTCGAAACCCGCTTCGACCGGACAGGCACCGGCGATTTCATGTTCAATAAGATCTCCTTCTATGACTCTTCGATGCAGCCCTCCGAACGGGTGACGACCGGACAAGAACTCATCATCGGGCTGGAGTATCGCGCTAAACTGGAAATGATCGGGGATATCCGCGATATGAGTTTGGTGGTCATTTTCAAGAATGATAAAGGTCACCGGCTGTTTGGCTTGCCAAGCGACGTGCTTGCGCATGGTGAGACGCCGCGCTTGACAGAAACAGGAGAATATCTCGTCAAGATCCCAAGCCTTCCGCTGCTTCCGGGCATCTACGACTTGGATCTGGGATGCATAATCAACCGTGCGACAACAGACAAGATCGTATCCGCCAAGCGCTTGATTGTCACCGAATCGGATTTTTTTGGCTCCGGAAAGCTTCCGCCGGTTCAGCAAGGTGATCTCCTGGTGCGTTTCGACAATGAATGGCGCTGA
- a CDS encoding O-methyltransferase family 3 (PFAM: O-methyltransferase family 3~KEGG: rpe:RPE_4247 glycosyl transferase, family 2), which yields MNKIFDRTKLWLLDYLLRDDWNDGNNKVAKFDAQKALKGLENMKAGRILLKQFVEVLFSSGAMIGRIERILQSMRIPTYLLMHSVLAKCLLLLDVHPKARLAELHAAGMLEEEFGIALNTHLAAVAFEKTRQISKIRELYAEEIFDGISRISLPLSISNEASHHENHMDMMFVVAAAKHRGAKRIFEFGTYMGRTTVGLASIDADATVTTLNLDPAEDTRYGPYIGKLIKDSPYRDRITQIFSDSKKFDTTPYAKSMDYIFIDADHSYDAVKNDTEKSLEMLAPGGVIIWHDYAPKSPGVFGYLQELSLQRSLFRIRNTCLVLYIDGVDADEFEPKSDAGFLEDVS from the coding sequence GTGAACAAGATTTTTGATAGAACGAAGCTTTGGCTGCTTGATTATCTCCTTCGAGATGATTGGAACGACGGCAACAACAAGGTCGCGAAATTCGATGCCCAAAAGGCCTTGAAGGGCCTTGAGAACATGAAAGCCGGGCGAATCCTGCTGAAGCAGTTCGTAGAAGTGCTCTTCTCCTCGGGTGCCATGATAGGACGGATCGAACGTATCCTCCAGTCGATGCGGATACCGACATATTTGCTGATGCACTCCGTTCTGGCCAAGTGCCTTCTGCTCCTTGATGTTCATCCTAAGGCGCGACTGGCGGAACTTCATGCCGCTGGAATGCTGGAAGAGGAATTCGGCATCGCACTCAACACTCATCTGGCAGCTGTGGCTTTCGAGAAAACCCGCCAGATCAGCAAGATAAGGGAACTGTATGCAGAAGAGATCTTCGACGGCATCAGTCGTATCTCGCTGCCGTTGAGCATCAGCAACGAGGCCAGTCATCACGAAAACCACATGGACATGATGTTCGTGGTGGCGGCAGCGAAGCATCGCGGTGCAAAACGGATCTTCGAATTCGGAACTTATATGGGGCGCACGACCGTAGGGCTTGCGTCAATAGATGCGGATGCCACTGTCACCACATTGAACCTCGATCCGGCTGAGGACACGCGATACGGGCCGTACATAGGGAAACTGATCAAGGACAGCCCCTATCGCGACCGAATTACGCAAATATTTTCGGACTCCAAAAAATTCGACACGACACCCTATGCCAAAAGCATGGATTACATCTTCATCGACGCGGATCACAGCTACGACGCCGTCAAGAACGACACGGAGAAGTCTCTGGAGATGCTCGCTCCCGGTGGTGTCATTATATGGCATGATTATGCTCCGAAAAGCCCCGGTGTATTCGGGTACCTGCAGGAGCTCAGCCTCCAGCGTTCGCTGTTCAGGATCAGGAATACCTGTCTAGTGCTTTATATTGATGGTGTGGATGCCGACGAGTTCGAGCCCAAAAGCGATGCTGGATTTCTGGAAGACGTATCTTGA
- a CDS encoding methyltransferase FkbM family (TIGRFAM: methyltransferase FkbM family~KEGG: rpe:RPE_3384 methyltransferase FkbM family), giving the protein MTANSHEYPVAVDDQQFLVRCINDVERGRAASFLSKEPETVRWLKAEMVPATVFWDVGANVGLFSLYAAILQPTAQILAFEPAAHNYASLCDNIVINGFTNIVPFSVALGQGNLAFDELHLSKVEAGSSIHHVGAKSPWAESEPVFRQPCVKVSIDSMVLDHDFPPPTLLKIDVDGLELGILDGARTVLNQVKSVLVELDANDPSEISAATNLLEQAGFRLTETSRREKTINRKLPRNHIWMNAALRPLD; this is encoded by the coding sequence GTGACAGCAAATTCGCACGAGTATCCAGTTGCGGTCGATGACCAGCAATTCCTAGTTCGATGCATCAACGACGTAGAACGGGGGCGAGCGGCCTCCTTCCTGAGTAAGGAACCTGAAACGGTTCGGTGGCTCAAGGCGGAAATGGTGCCAGCTACCGTTTTCTGGGATGTCGGCGCCAATGTGGGGCTCTTTTCACTTTATGCCGCGATTCTTCAGCCGACTGCTCAAATACTTGCGTTCGAGCCAGCGGCCCATAACTATGCGAGCCTCTGCGATAACATCGTGATTAACGGGTTCACCAACATTGTTCCCTTCAGTGTGGCTCTCGGCCAAGGTAATTTGGCTTTTGATGAGCTTCATCTATCGAAGGTAGAAGCGGGAAGCTCGATCCATCATGTTGGGGCGAAGAGTCCGTGGGCAGAGAGCGAGCCAGTCTTCCGGCAACCTTGCGTTAAAGTCTCCATCGACTCCATGGTGCTTGATCATGATTTTCCGCCACCGACGTTACTGAAAATCGACGTCGACGGGCTTGAACTGGGCATCCTCGACGGTGCTCGTACCGTGTTAAACCAAGTAAAAAGCGTGCTTGTCGAGCTTGACGCGAATGACCCGTCGGAAATCTCAGCAGCGACAAATCTGCTGGAACAAGCCGGCTTCCGGCTTACTGAAACGAGCAGACGTGAAAAGACCATCAATCGAAAACTTCCCAGAAATCATATTTGGATGAACGCTGCACTGCGTCCATTAGATTAG
- a CDS encoding glycosyl transferase family 2 (PFAM: glycosyl transferase family 2~KEGG: glycosyl transferase family 2) → MEHQLSIVLGTYNRLDQLQRCVESIVSQTKTVFRLYVTDAGSTDGTVEYLQSIAGENIIPVLVGKKLGQAKAYNDVFNIVTTPYVCWLSDDNEVIDHGLDRAVSIIRTDPSIGMVALKTKDLQGPFVDAPFIGGVSSTGILNVNQGLLPTALLKKIGGFSEEFRDYGIDNALTAEVLFAGYKVVYSRKVALQHYRNWSEDPTSENYQWLKQRHEAAKVLYEERYGNQNTQELSGSYRMKTKVARRVKAGAKRYLTSDYVRTSAAVRTCFIILSSRYISILDPILTFGRDYHLVQKRRTG, encoded by the coding sequence ATGGAGCATCAGCTATCGATTGTTTTAGGCACATATAACCGGCTGGATCAACTCCAGAGGTGTGTCGAAAGCATCGTCAGCCAGACCAAGACAGTCTTTCGTCTTTACGTAACCGACGCGGGTTCGACGGATGGCACAGTGGAGTACCTCCAAAGCATTGCTGGAGAAAACATAATACCCGTGCTGGTCGGCAAGAAGCTGGGCCAGGCCAAGGCGTATAACGATGTTTTTAACATTGTGACGACGCCCTATGTATGCTGGCTGAGCGACGATAACGAAGTCATCGATCATGGCCTGGACCGTGCTGTCTCTATCATTCGAACGGATCCGTCGATCGGCATGGTGGCTCTTAAGACCAAAGATCTTCAGGGGCCTTTCGTCGACGCGCCCTTTATTGGCGGCGTTTCTTCGACGGGCATATTGAATGTCAACCAAGGGCTGCTGCCCACCGCTCTGTTGAAGAAAATAGGGGGATTTTCTGAAGAGTTTCGCGATTACGGCATCGACAACGCGTTGACAGCAGAGGTCCTGTTTGCGGGGTACAAGGTGGTATACAGCCGCAAGGTTGCGCTACAGCACTATAGGAACTGGAGCGAGGATCCGACCTCCGAAAACTATCAGTGGCTCAAGCAGCGCCACGAAGCCGCAAAGGTGCTGTATGAGGAACGGTACGGCAATCAGAATACCCAGGAGTTGTCTGGCTCGTACCGGATGAAGACAAAGGTCGCCCGCAGGGTCAAGGCGGGGGCAAAGCGCTATCTGACAAGCGATTATGTCCGAACCAGCGCAGCAGTGCGGACATGTTTTATTATTCTCTCATCTCGGTACATCAGCATTCTGGACCCAATCCTCACCTTCGGTAGGGACTATCATCTCGTCCAAAAAAGAAGGACCGGGTGA
- a CDS encoding Capsule polysaccharide biosynthesis protein (PFAM: Capsule polysaccharide biosynthesis protein~KEGG: rpe:RPE_4251 hypothetical protein), with amino-acid sequence MKYRHPIAALTVPTRPLLSRIRDRLSRHGWYRRFHLAYVRWRARHGGLPDWAAWQPQAGLEPVRPPLIDGAKRVLVATGTAGHLPSMTMESLLGMALAIRDASIDFLICDAALPACMMCEISWYSDVDKLAKHGPKDRCLTCYRPSAEMLDRAGLNAIGLNSKLTDADRFKAKTTSTQMPQSEIAAYIEDGIPIGEHAVAGALRFFSRGDLEKVSGADVILRRYLEAAILTYYGTRRLLAEGHYDAVVLNHGIYVPQGIISETARHLGVRVVTWHPAYRRGCFIFNHHETYHHGLMTEPVSSWEDMSWNGMQQQQITQYLRSRWVGQQDWVKFHDQPEFDTRSIEEEIGIDFRRPTIGLLTNVIWDAQLHYKANAFPNMVDWLIKTIAYFEKRPDLQLLIRVHPAELTGTLPSRQPAVDEIRRQFPNLPANVFIIPPESKASTYVAMSHCNAVLIYGTKMGVELSAMGIPVIVAGEAWIRGKGVTMDATSEENYLRLLDALPLRERLNDATIERAQKYAYHFFFRRMVPLDCIKERKGWPPFAVHIDSLDDLAPGKSPGLDIVCNGIIAGTPFIYPAEDLMGAPSDRRAT; translated from the coding sequence GTGAAATATCGCCACCCCATTGCTGCCTTAACCGTGCCTACGAGGCCGCTGTTGTCTCGCATTCGCGACAGGCTTAGCCGACATGGTTGGTATCGCCGCTTTCATCTCGCATATGTAAGATGGCGTGCCCGCCATGGTGGACTGCCCGACTGGGCGGCATGGCAACCACAAGCGGGACTCGAGCCGGTACGCCCACCTTTGATCGACGGCGCCAAGCGCGTCTTGGTTGCAACAGGCACTGCCGGACATCTGCCGTCCATGACGATGGAAAGCCTGCTTGGAATGGCATTGGCGATTCGTGACGCCAGTATTGACTTCCTCATTTGCGATGCGGCGCTGCCTGCCTGCATGATGTGCGAGATCAGTTGGTATTCTGATGTCGACAAGCTGGCTAAGCATGGCCCAAAAGACCGCTGTCTGACCTGCTATCGACCATCCGCTGAAATGCTCGACCGGGCCGGACTCAACGCGATCGGACTCAACTCGAAACTCACTGACGCCGATCGCTTCAAGGCAAAGACGACTTCAACGCAGATGCCGCAAAGCGAGATCGCGGCGTATATAGAGGACGGCATTCCCATCGGGGAGCACGCCGTGGCGGGCGCTCTCCGTTTTTTTTCAAGAGGCGACCTTGAGAAGGTGTCTGGAGCCGACGTGATCCTTAGGCGTTACCTGGAAGCGGCGATTCTGACCTATTACGGCACCCGACGCCTGCTTGCCGAAGGTCACTATGATGCCGTGGTGTTAAATCACGGGATATATGTTCCCCAGGGCATCATATCGGAAACAGCCCGACACCTCGGCGTGCGCGTGGTGACGTGGCATCCAGCCTACAGACGGGGATGCTTTATCTTCAATCACCATGAAACCTATCATCATGGCTTGATGACCGAACCGGTATCGTCTTGGGAGGATATGTCTTGGAACGGTATGCAGCAGCAGCAGATCACGCAGTATCTCCGTAGCAGATGGGTTGGCCAGCAAGACTGGGTGAAGTTTCACGATCAGCCGGAGTTCGATACCCGCTCGATTGAGGAGGAAATCGGCATTGATTTCCGACGTCCGACCATCGGGTTGCTCACAAACGTGATTTGGGACGCGCAGCTGCATTACAAGGCAAACGCCTTTCCGAACATGGTTGACTGGTTGATCAAGACCATTGCCTACTTCGAAAAGCGGCCCGACCTGCAGTTGCTGATACGGGTTCATCCGGCCGAACTTACAGGGACGCTTCCATCCCGGCAGCCTGCCGTCGACGAAATTCGGCGCCAGTTTCCTAACCTGCCGGCAAATGTCTTCATCATTCCGCCCGAAAGCAAAGCAAGTACCTACGTCGCCATGTCTCACTGCAACGCCGTCCTGATCTATGGCACGAAAATGGGCGTTGAGCTTTCGGCGATGGGAATACCGGTCATTGTCGCCGGTGAGGCCTGGATTCGTGGCAAAGGCGTTACGATGGATGCAACCTCGGAAGAAAATTATCTGCGCTTGCTCGATGCTCTGCCGCTGCGGGAAAGGCTGAATGACGCCACGATCGAACGGGCGCAGAAATATGCTTATCACTTCTTCTTTCGGCGCATGGTCCCGCTGGATTGTATTAAGGAGCGAAAGGGCTGGCCGCCATTCGCCGTGCATATAGATAGTCTGGACGACCTTGCACCCGGCAAGTCGCCCGGGCTCGACATCGTTTGCAACGGCATCATCGCGGGGACACCCTTCATCTATCCCGCAGAGGACCTCATGGGAGCGCCCTCAGACCGGAGAGCGACGTGA
- a CDS encoding glycosyl transferase group 1 (PFAM: glycosyl transferase group 1~KEGG: bov:BOV_0533 putative mannosyltransferase) produces MRISIDATGLGGPKTGTSVYLIEILSRWSRNTSINHEFTIFASEKAVSLCSEAGLDHRFRFVRAPNNRHIRVIWQQLMIPWHMRRLGIDVHWGTAFVLPVASQRPMAVTIHDLTFQLFPEVHERLKRFYFPAIMQRSVAKAQAVFAVSRTTETDLKRIIPESRGKTTVTLLAARKLGSDSQAPRDQRNSGDYLLFVGTLEPRKNLPRLLAAWQMLDDATRGNTRLVIVGATGWMVSDLLQSLKTNDTIDFLGHVSDSSLAELMQGARALLYPSLYEGFGLPVVEAMARGIPLLTSNTGATAEIAEGAAILVDPTNVDDIRGGLVRLLTEPELLGALSAQGRERAKSFSWERTAQLTLETLEGLKRA; encoded by the coding sequence GTGAGAATTAGTATTGACGCAACCGGATTGGGCGGCCCCAAGACAGGAACATCAGTCTATCTTATAGAGATTTTGTCGCGCTGGAGCCGCAATACGTCCATCAACCACGAGTTCACGATCTTCGCGAGCGAGAAGGCCGTTTCCCTCTGCTCGGAAGCCGGATTGGACCATCGGTTTCGTTTCGTCCGCGCGCCCAACAACCGCCATATCAGAGTGATCTGGCAGCAGCTAATGATTCCGTGGCATATGCGCCGACTTGGAATCGATGTGCATTGGGGGACGGCCTTCGTATTACCGGTGGCTTCGCAAAGGCCAATGGCCGTTACAATACATGACCTAACCTTCCAACTGTTTCCCGAGGTGCACGAGCGCTTAAAGCGCTTTTACTTTCCGGCTATTATGCAACGTTCAGTGGCAAAGGCGCAGGCTGTATTTGCGGTGTCTCGGACCACAGAAACGGACCTAAAACGCATCATTCCAGAGAGTAGAGGAAAGACAACCGTCACGCTGCTGGCTGCACGCAAGCTGGGCTCGGATTCGCAGGCTCCCCGCGACCAACGTAACTCAGGCGACTACCTGCTCTTCGTCGGAACCTTAGAGCCACGAAAGAATCTTCCACGATTGCTGGCCGCCTGGCAGATGCTCGATGATGCCACCCGGGGCAACACGCGGCTTGTTATCGTCGGCGCCACGGGATGGATGGTAAGCGACTTGCTACAAAGCCTCAAGACGAACGATACCATAGATTTTCTGGGGCACGTCAGCGATTCTTCTCTAGCAGAACTGATGCAAGGCGCTAGGGCCCTTCTCTATCCATCACTCTACGAGGGGTTTGGTTTGCCGGTGGTTGAAGCGATGGCGCGCGGAATACCGCTGTTGACCAGCAATACCGGCGCTACCGCGGAGATCGCCGAAGGCGCGGCGATCCTTGTCGACCCGACGAATGTGGATGACATCCGTGGCGGACTTGTGAGGCTGCTGACGGAACCAGAGCTGCTTGGCGCCCTGTCCGCCCAAGGCCGCGAGCGGGCAAAATCATTCTCCTGGGAACGCACGGCCCAACTGACATTGGAAACCCTGGAAGGGTTGAAGCGAGCATGA
- a CDS encoding glycosyl transferase family protein (KEGG: neu:NE0499 glycosyl transferase family protein), translating to MSDICVSIVSHGQGEIANLLLDDLDSRCSGLNVVLTKNIPEELPIRDRRYPFLQIENPSPKGFAANHNQAFRRCDSGLFCVANPDIRLQADPFGHLKAAMSDPRVGLVAPLIVNPGGTIEDSARYFPTPFGLLRKALGKSDGRFPIDPNRSSAVDWTAGMFMLFRSEAFAEVGGFDEGFFLYYEDVDICARLWKAGWKVILLPTVSVVHDARRASHADAKYMRWHVSSMMRYFTKHLGRTPDISRMT from the coding sequence ATGAGCGATATATGCGTGTCCATCGTGAGCCACGGACAGGGGGAGATTGCGAACCTGCTGCTGGACGATTTAGACAGTCGCTGTTCCGGGCTCAATGTTGTCCTGACCAAAAACATTCCGGAAGAATTGCCTATTCGAGACAGACGGTATCCGTTCCTACAAATCGAGAACCCTTCTCCCAAGGGCTTCGCAGCAAACCATAACCAGGCATTTAGGCGCTGCGACAGTGGTTTGTTCTGCGTCGCAAATCCTGACATCCGGCTTCAGGCGGATCCGTTTGGCCATCTCAAAGCGGCGATGAGTGACCCCAGGGTCGGCCTTGTGGCCCCTCTGATAGTCAATCCCGGGGGAACCATCGAAGACAGCGCTCGATACTTTCCGACGCCTTTCGGTCTTCTCAGGAAGGCGTTGGGCAAGAGTGACGGAAGATTTCCGATAGATCCCAACCGATCTTCAGCGGTTGATTGGACTGCAGGCATGTTCATGCTTTTTCGGTCCGAAGCATTCGCGGAAGTCGGCGGGTTTGATGAAGGTTTTTTCCTCTACTACGAGGATGTGGACATCTGTGCTAGGCTATGGAAGGCAGGCTGGAAGGTCATTCTGCTGCCAACAGTCTCCGTGGTTCACGACGCTCGCCGCGCGAGTCACGCCGATGCGAAATACATGCGATGGCATGTCTCGAGCATGATGCGATACTTCACAAAGCATCTCGGCCGCACGCCCGACATAAGCAGGATGACCTGA